The Akkermansia muciniphila genome includes the window ATGTTTTCCAAAAGGATACTTTTCCACAATATCCGATGCTCTGTTTTCCAGAAAAACATGGGGTCTCATTAGCGCCGCGCTTGGAAAATCGTCCAATCGCTTTCATTTCCGGGAGCAATTTTGGTGGGATAAAAACTACGGATTACAGGCATATCTCAGGTACATAGGTGGTCTTTCCAATACCAATGGCACAGACACAACATGTGTTGCTCCTATTATTGAGCAAGAAGATGCACCCAAAGATCATGAAGAAGCGCTGAAACGGTGGCATAAGGCCAGACAGCATTTTCTTGAAATCCACAAGGAAGTGGGTCAAGAACTCTCCCGGTTGCAAACTATTCACGACCTGTACAGTGAAATTTGCTGGCATGTTGAGGAAATAAAGGAACATGAAAAAACCTTGTTTCCATTAACAGAAGAACATCAACAACTGGAAGAAACACTTAAACAGAAAGAACAGGATATTACCCGGAAGCAGCTTTCCTTGCATGATTTAACGTTGAAACAAAATGAACTTAAAGCAAGGAAACCGGGATTTTTCCGCCGTTTGTTTTTCCGTTCCATTTATCGGGAATGGTTGCATGCAAACTCTATAGGGGAAAAGACATTTCAATCTGCGGAAAAGGATCTTAACCAGGCGAACGAGCAACTTCTTCATCTGAAAGAACAACGAACTGCTCTGAAAAAAAGGATATTGGAAGAAGAAGAAACGCTGCAATACCTTTCCGATCAAAAAAACGATAAGATCCGCCGTTACTCCGAGTGTACCCGGAAACATACCGGAACTTTTATTGATGCAGATTACTTCTCCCAGTCTCATGAACAACGCCAGACAAGTGTCCCCTGGTTAGACTCCCGGATAACACGTCTGCGGGGAGACCTTTATGAAGCCTCCATGATGCTTCATAAAGCCTTCATTGACGGAGCCGCAAAACAAATACGCCACAATTGCTGTGTATTTTTTAACAATTCCGGCAACAAATCTCTTGGAACCCCTGAAGAGGATGCTCTCATCAACGATTTATGGGCGACTTTATTTCTCATTGTCCCCGTGGTCTCCACAACGTTCGCTTCCTTTAGCGCCATGTTTGCCGGGGTAGCAAAAAAAGAACTTGGATGGCTTCTCATTGATGAAGCTGGGCAGGCCCTCCCACAGGCGGCTGTAGGAGCGCTCCTGCGTTCCAAACGAGCCGTCATCGTTGGGGATCCGATGCAAATTGAACCGATTGTCGTATTACCTGATCACCTGACTAAAACCATATGCAATCATTTCGGCGTTAACGCCGAAATTTACAATGCTCCGGAAGCTTCTGCTCAAACTCTAGCGGACCGGACGACAACTTATATCGGACGCTTTGAAACACCTGATGGAACGAGAGAAGTCGGAGTACCTCTTCTCGTCCATCGCAGATGTGCCGAACCCATGTTCTCCATCTCCAATGCAGTCGCCTACGACAATATGATGGTACAAGGCAAAGTTCCCGGACCTTCCTCCATCATTCAGGCGGCAGGCCCTTCACGCTGGATTCATGTGGAAGGGACTGCCGACGGCAAATGGTCCAGAGAGGAAGGACAACATGTCATTCGCCTTTTGCAAACCATAAGAAATGGAGGATGCTCACCGGATTTATATATCATCACGCCCTTTGTCGACGTGCAGAATGGGTTACGCTCCTTATTGGAGAACTCTTCCGTCCTGAAAGGATGGATTCACAATTCCTATCAGTGGTCCCAGGAACACGTAGGAACAGTTCATACTGTTCAAGGAAGAGAAGCTGAGGCAGTCATTTTTGTTCTCGGAGCTCCTGAAATGGAGCAGGCCGGAGCGCGTTTCTGGGCAGGAAAAACCCCCAACCTTTTAAATGTGGCTGCAACCCGGGCCAAAGAAGTCATTTATGTCATCGGCAATGCAAAGGCATGGAGAAATAGTGGGGTGTTCAAGATTCTCCATCAAAAACTATATTCCTCTAATAGCTGATATGCTTCTTTTGATCAACTTGCCTTATCTAAAGCATCCCGACCAGATAGGAACATCCTTCTGAAGTTTTTGGCGTTTAAATGATTTTACATTGTTGCCTCATAGAGTATTTGCTATAAGTGGTGCGTACTGGAAAGCATATCGGCATCACGGAATGGCGTTTTGCATGTTCCCCCGGAAAATTGAACAACTGCCCATTCGGAAAAATGAAATACATGGGAAAAATCCTGTCGTTTTTTAGCGTTTTAATGGCGTGCACTCTTTCGGCATCAGCCGGAAATACGCCTGCTGCAAGCATCCCCTTTGAGCTGGGCACTGCCAGCCGCATTTACGTGAAGGGGAGCGTCAATGGCAGCCGGCCCCTGCGCTTTCTTTTTGATACCGGGGCCACCTCCATGGTCATCAGTACCAATTCCCTGAAAGGCGTTCCCATGGAATTTAACGAGACCGTTGTCAACCATGGCGCCACGGGGTCCGATGAAGTACGCGGAAGCACGGAGAACAAATTCACCATCGGAGGACGAAGCCTGGAGCACGTTCCCTTTATTGCTATTCCCTATTCACCGGACCAGTGGGACGGCGTGCTGGGCCTTTGGTTCATTAATCAGCAGGTGACGGAGGTAAATTACACAGACCGGAAGATTTACCTGTATCCGCACGGTTCCTATACGCCGCCGCCCAACGCCATCCGCCTCAAGATTGAATATGTGATGGGCATTCCAGTCGTTCCCGGCCAGGTGACGGTCAACGGAAAAACCCACCAGCTCCGCCTGTCCGTGGATACCGGGTCCGACCGCGTTCTGGACCTCAACACCCCTTTCGTTAAAAAACATCATTTGCTGGGCAGCCAGAAGCCGTTTTGCATTTCACGCATTTCCAGCTCGGATTCCCATACCGGAGTTCTGGAAAACGTCATTTTCGACAGCGTCCAGCTAGGCGGCTGCAAGCTTCCCCTCATCCCCGGAGCTTTTTCCACC containing:
- a CDS encoding retropepsin-like aspartic protease, giving the protein MACTLSASAGNTPAASIPFELGTASRIYVKGSVNGSRPLRFLFDTGATSMVISTNSLKGVPMEFNETVVNHGATGSDEVRGSTENKFTIGGRSLEHVPFIAIPYSPDQWDGVLGLWFINQQVTEVNYTDRKIYLYPHGSYTPPPNAIRLKIEYVMGIPVVPGQVTVNGKTHQLRLSVDTGSDRVLDLNTPFVKKHHLLGSQKPFCISRISSSDSHTGVLENVIFDSVQLGGCKLPLIPGAFSTVTAGTQSSAEMDGVMGNNLLKRFNMVYDSREGYIYLIPNNLLYTPFYDCLLRPQPDPAFSSGK
- a CDS encoding DEAD/DEAH box helicase, encoding MEVQQVNKEEHVEEKNSRPDHPHVNTMTLERTPLTDADREFSPSEAVLNSWIAMEVLSPMTFRKPENLCDGNSKNVIQLNDWFLPWEYEDNNFRKGYRIYYQIILGSISMEGAVKELLNVYSDSREQRPSSSGEAVLASVIVDATGKIAGQNSIAISSFGWGVPIALQGDLRCLEQWPLAEEDLINKLTARLSRRDEDGNLLPLHSSDITGAYRWLVNILGLDKALVKEPSFILRMYQWNQLKEAPEPPLLNSFFLKDLDWAKRLSQKKRLPDNLRRYLGMLLPLERWDLLHDHPAVRQILSPFRFPLAAWPGQGRHSLAPLQQCAVNIALSELQNGGILAVNGPPGTGKTTLLRDIVAGIVFERAKVMADFNDPEDAFKHSGEKVRRGSAFLNLYSLSPKLKGFEIVVASSNNKAVENISQELPGRDAVAEECFPKGYFSTISDALFSRKTWGLISAALGKSSNRFHFREQFWWDKNYGLQAYLRYIGGLSNTNGTDTTCVAPIIEQEDAPKDHEEALKRWHKARQHFLEIHKEVGQELSRLQTIHDLYSEICWHVEEIKEHEKTLFPLTEEHQQLEETLKQKEQDITRKQLSLHDLTLKQNELKARKPGFFRRLFFRSIYREWLHANSIGEKTFQSAEKDLNQANEQLLHLKEQRTALKKRILEEEETLQYLSDQKNDKIRRYSECTRKHTGTFIDADYFSQSHEQRQTSVPWLDSRITRLRGDLYEASMMLHKAFIDGAAKQIRHNCCVFFNNSGNKSLGTPEEDALINDLWATLFLIVPVVSTTFASFSAMFAGVAKKELGWLLIDEAGQALPQAAVGALLRSKRAVIVGDPMQIEPIVVLPDHLTKTICNHFGVNAEIYNAPEASAQTLADRTTTYIGRFETPDGTREVGVPLLVHRRCAEPMFSISNAVAYDNMMVQGKVPGPSSIIQAAGPSRWIHVEGTADGKWSREEGQHVIRLLQTIRNGGCSPDLYIITPFVDVQNGLRSLLENSSVLKGWIHNSYQWSQEHVGTVHTVQGREAEAVIFVLGAPEMEQAGARFWAGKTPNLLNVAATRAKEVIYVIGNAKAWRNSGVFKILHQKLYSSNS